GGCGATTTAAAGAGATAGCAGGGTCGACATACAGATTACAGTCCCTTCTTACTGAAAGTATATTGAACGATGAACCTGAGCTTTTTACTTCTCTGCTAATGTCTAATTCCTATACAAAACAATATGCTAGGAACCTCCTTGAGACTACTCAGAGGTTATGTAACTATATTCTTAATGATAATTCCAGAGGACTCTACAAGGACTATGTTAAAATACGTGACAAACTTTCGCAGCAAATTGATTTGGAAAAATCATACCAAACTATGTATGAAGTGCTTAAGATGCTAAAGTGATTATGAAACAGATCAGGGTTGTAACTTCCTTCTTGATGAATGACGATAAGATATTGATTCTAAGGAGAAGTGACAAAGTTCGCACGATGCAAAACAGGTGGGCTGGCATTAGTGGGTATATAGAGGGTGATGAGAATGTGTTAGAACGCGCTTACAGAGAGATAAGTGAGGAAACTGGTTTAAATACCAATGCGATAGAGCTTGTAAAAGCTGGAGAGCCTCTAAAAATAGCAGACAAGGAGCTCGATATCTTGTGGATAGTGTATCCACACTTGTTCAGGACATCCAGAACTGATATAAAACTTAATTGGGAACATGATCAGTAT
This sequence is a window from Nitrososphaerales archaeon. Protein-coding genes within it:
- a CDS encoding NUDIX pyrophosphatase — its product is MKQIRVVTSFLMNDDKILILRRSDKVRTMQNRWAGISGYIEGDENVLERAYREISEETGLNTNAIELVKAGEPLKIADKELDILWIVYPHLFRTSRTDIKLNWEHDQYCWIKSDEIVNYETVPMLKETLARVLM